From Entelurus aequoreus isolate RoL-2023_Sb linkage group LG22, RoL_Eaeq_v1.1, whole genome shotgun sequence, one genomic window encodes:
- the LOC133639825 gene encoding translation machinery-associated protein 16-like, with protein MPKNRKPKGKPAEKVVHPYSRKAASLASEEIRLQKKERQKIGKAARLNSIGEKLLWFQGQLDPEKTRYTKKDACDIIERYLKRFDSELEQIELVNSIKGRQGRLHAARESFIKQTTERERAQYEGVGFEVPDFINTKHLKSFREWTGDLKKLPNIKLRKVSNQGLEVTDQGEKNDAAEEEEEEEEIKKEEEESDEERPDENENMSS; from the exons ATG CCGAAGAATCGGAAACCAAAAGGCAAACCTGCGGAGAAGGTTGTCCATCCGTACAGCAGGAAAGCTGCTTCCTTGGCCAGCGAGGAAATAAGACTTCAAAAGAAAGAAAG ACAGAAAATTGGCAAAGCGGCGCGTCTGAATAGCATTG GGGAGAAGCTGCTGTGGTTCCAGGGACAACTAGACCCAGAAAAGACGAGGTACACTAAGAAAGATGCCTGTGACATCATTGAAAG GTACCTGAAGAGGTTTGATTCTGAGCTGGAGCAGATCGAGCTGGTGAACAGCATCAAAGGTCGCCAGGGTCGTCTCCACGCCGCCAGAGAGAGCTTCATCAAGCAGACCACCGAGCGGGAGCGAGCGCAGTACGAGGGCGTGGGATTCG AGGTCCCAGACTTCATCAACACAAAACATCTGAAAAGCTTCAG GGAATGGACGGGAGACTTGAAGAAACTTCCAAATATTAAACTGAGGAAGGTTTCAAACCAAGGCTTGGAAGTGACGGACCAAGGAGAGAAGAACGACGcagctgaagaagaagaagaagaagaagaaatcaaAAAAGAGGAAGAAGAGTCAGATGAGGAGCGGCCAGATGAAAACGAAAACATGTCTTCTTGA